The following proteins come from a genomic window of Yinghuangia sp. ASG 101:
- a CDS encoding TetR/AcrR family transcriptional regulator, with the protein MNSEGENGRMRTQARPVDRRSEILRHACALFARQGYGGTTVRQIAEAAQLLSGSLYHHFPSKEAMLLDILEEYFAETVVRNRTALDGAEDAVAALRGLIRASLTVIAHNPDAAVVVVGECRRLALSDERFRWLAERTAQNNTVWHTVIAEGVRTGLLRSDLETETIGYFVQTSVWAMAQWYRTHGRYDPDEASGLLVELFVRGIAEPHAYRRGDLRGILRDAAPVQWPAGASAALGNAAGRPARSADGADPRARIGQAAGLLFARQGYAVTTTRQIAELAGVPVGSLAHHIGSKERLLGDMLAGFFEELLAAFGRDEAVGRGPSLRMAGLVARTVEGLAEHGVASVLLLNEATADDVPKAEISRLLGDVEGVWTRVLADGMRDGDFRAGLDAAFVQRVARTALSTSSVAYPGMEVRHLTALYQEVLLGGIGARPE; encoded by the coding sequence GTGAACAGCGAGGGGGAGAACGGCCGGATGCGTACGCAGGCCCGGCCCGTCGACCGCCGTTCCGAAATCCTGCGGCACGCGTGCGCGCTCTTCGCGCGGCAGGGATACGGCGGTACGACGGTCCGTCAGATCGCGGAAGCCGCACAGCTGTTGTCCGGCAGCCTCTACCACCACTTTCCGTCGAAGGAGGCGATGCTCCTCGACATCCTGGAGGAGTACTTCGCCGAGACGGTGGTCCGGAACCGCACCGCACTCGACGGCGCGGAGGACGCGGTCGCCGCGCTGCGCGGGCTGATCCGGGCCAGCCTGACCGTCATCGCCCACAACCCCGACGCCGCCGTGGTGGTCGTGGGGGAGTGCCGCCGGCTGGCTTTGTCCGACGAGCGCTTCCGCTGGCTCGCCGAGCGCACGGCGCAGAACAACACGGTGTGGCACACGGTGATCGCCGAGGGGGTGCGGACCGGCCTGCTGCGCTCGGATCTGGAGACGGAGACCATCGGGTACTTCGTGCAGACCTCGGTCTGGGCGATGGCCCAGTGGTACCGCACGCACGGCCGCTACGACCCGGACGAGGCGTCCGGGCTGCTGGTCGAGCTGTTCGTGCGGGGGATCGCGGAGCCGCACGCGTACCGCCGGGGCGACCTGCGCGGCATACTCCGCGACGCGGCGCCGGTGCAGTGGCCCGCCGGTGCGTCCGCCGCTCTCGGGAACGCGGCGGGCCGTCCGGCGCGGTCGGCGGACGGTGCGGACCCCCGGGCGCGTATCGGGCAGGCCGCGGGCCTGCTGTTCGCCCGCCAGGGGTACGCGGTGACCACGACGCGGCAGATCGCCGAACTCGCCGGTGTGCCGGTCGGCAGCCTCGCCCACCACATCGGCAGCAAGGAGCGCCTGCTCGGGGACATGCTGGCGGGCTTCTTCGAGGAGTTGCTCGCGGCGTTCGGACGCGACGAGGCGGTCGGCCGGGGGCCGTCCCTGCGGATGGCCGGCCTGGTGGCGCGGACCGTCGAGGGTTTGGCGGAGCACGGCGTCGCGTCGGTCCTGCTGCTCAACGAGGCCACCGCGGACGACGTGCCGAAGGCGGAGATCAGCAGGCTGCTCGGGGACGTCGAGGGGGTGTGGACGCGGGTGCTCGCCGACGGCATGCGGGACGGGGACTTCCGGGCGGGGCTCGACGCGGCGTTCGTGCAGCGCGTCGCGCGGACGGCGCTCTCGACGAGCAGCGTCGCGTACCCCGGTATGGAGGTGCGGCACCTCACGGCGCTCTACCAGGAGGTTCTTCTGGGCGGGATCGGCGCGCGGCCCGAGTGA
- a CDS encoding alkyl hydroperoxide reductase translates to MGLDVLKAELPEFAKDLKLNLGSVVGNSKLPEQTLWGTVLACAIASRSPKVLRELEPEAKTHLSDEAFTAAKAAAAIMAMNNVYYRAMHLIGDPEYGNLRAGLRMNVMANPGAPKSDFELWSLAVSAINGCGRCLESHEQVLRKEGVSRETIQEAIKIAAVLNAVGATLESEAQLHD, encoded by the coding sequence GTGGGCCTGGACGTCCTGAAGGCCGAGCTCCCGGAGTTCGCCAAGGACCTCAAGCTCAACCTGGGTTCGGTCGTCGGCAACTCCAAGCTCCCCGAGCAGACGCTCTGGGGCACCGTGCTGGCCTGCGCGATCGCGTCGCGCAGCCCGAAGGTGCTGCGTGAGCTGGAGCCGGAGGCGAAGACCCACCTCTCCGACGAGGCGTTCACCGCCGCCAAGGCCGCCGCGGCCATCATGGCGATGAACAACGTGTACTACCGGGCCATGCACCTCATCGGCGACCCCGAGTACGGCAACCTGCGTGCCGGGCTCCGCATGAACGTCATGGCCAACCCCGGCGCCCCGAAGTCCGACTTCGAGCTGTGGTCGCTCGCCGTGTCGGCGATCAACGGCTGCGGGCGCTGCCTGGAATCGCACGAGCAGGTCCTCCGCAAGGAAGGCGTCTCGCGCGAGACCATCCAGGAGGCGATCAAGATCGCCGCGGTGCTCAACGCGGTCGGCGCGACCCTGGAGTCCGAGGCGCAGCTCCACGACTGA
- a CDS encoding peroxiredoxin codes for MLTVGNQFPEYDLTACVSLDADKAFEQITNKSYEGKWRVVFFWPKDFTFVCPTEIAAFGRLNEDFADRDAQVLGVSTDSEFVHFAWRKDHPDLRDLPFPMLSDLKRELASAAGVLNADGVADRAVFIIDPNNEIQFVMVTAGSVGRNPDEVLRVLDALQTDELCPCNWQKGAETLDAAALMAG; via the coding sequence GTGCTTACTGTCGGTAACCAGTTCCCCGAGTACGACCTCACGGCGTGCGTGTCCCTCGACGCCGACAAGGCGTTCGAGCAGATCACCAACAAGTCGTACGAGGGCAAGTGGCGCGTCGTCTTCTTCTGGCCGAAGGACTTCACCTTCGTGTGTCCGACGGAGATCGCCGCGTTCGGCCGCCTCAACGAGGACTTCGCCGACCGTGACGCGCAGGTCCTGGGCGTCTCCACCGACTCGGAGTTCGTGCACTTCGCGTGGCGCAAGGACCACCCGGACCTGCGCGACCTGCCCTTCCCGATGCTGAGCGACCTCAAGCGCGAGCTGGCCTCGGCCGCCGGCGTGCTCAACGCCGACGGTGTCGCGGACCGCGCGGTCTTCATCATCGACCCCAACAACGAGATCCAGTTCGTCATGGTGACCGCCGGCTCGGTCGGCCGCAACCCCGACGAGGTCCTGCGGGTGCTCGACGCGCTCCAGACCGACGAGCTGTGCCCCTGCAACTGGCAGAAGGGCGCCGAGACGCTGGACGCCGCCGCCCTGATGGCGGGCTGA
- a CDS encoding LysR substrate-binding domain-containing protein, with translation MPTVSQLRAFAAVAEHLHFRDAAAVVGTSQPALSSAVAALEESLGTQLVERTTRRVLLTPAGERVARHARRVLDALDDLMDEAEAARRPFTGPLHLGVIPTVAPYVLPTLLRLARDTYPELELFVHEEQTNSLLDGLTSGRLDLLVLALPADVAGVEEIPLYDEDFTLIVPEDDTLAGRADLPRTALRDLDVLLLDEGHCLRDQALDVCREVGASEAGATRAASLPTLVQLVAGGLGVTLLPETAITVETRPGSQLAVARFAEPAPRRRIGMVMRASTGRREEFGELAASLRSAVAGLPVRVVEDPAPRRSEDGWLNRFLPAGPSPRATPAAARPGRGGKPASPR, from the coding sequence ATGCCGACGGTCTCGCAGCTCAGGGCCTTCGCCGCGGTGGCCGAGCACCTGCACTTCCGCGACGCCGCGGCCGTCGTGGGGACGAGCCAGCCCGCCCTGTCCAGTGCGGTCGCCGCGCTGGAGGAGAGCCTGGGAACACAGCTGGTGGAACGTACCACGCGGCGTGTCCTCTTGACTCCGGCCGGCGAAAGGGTCGCCCGGCATGCACGCAGAGTGCTCGACGCGCTCGACGACCTCATGGACGAGGCCGAGGCCGCGCGGCGGCCCTTCACCGGCCCGCTGCACCTGGGGGTCATCCCGACCGTCGCTCCGTACGTGCTGCCGACGCTGCTGCGGCTGGCGCGCGACACCTACCCCGAGCTGGAGTTGTTCGTCCACGAGGAGCAGACCAACTCCCTTCTGGACGGCCTGACGTCGGGGCGCCTCGACCTGCTCGTGCTCGCCCTCCCGGCGGACGTCGCGGGCGTCGAGGAAATACCGCTCTACGACGAGGACTTCACGCTCATCGTGCCGGAGGACGACACCCTCGCCGGCCGAGCCGACCTCCCCCGCACGGCACTGCGCGACCTCGACGTCCTGCTGCTCGACGAGGGCCACTGCCTGCGCGACCAGGCGCTCGACGTCTGCCGCGAGGTGGGCGCGTCGGAGGCGGGCGCGACCCGCGCCGCGAGCCTGCCGACGCTGGTGCAACTGGTCGCGGGCGGCCTCGGCGTCACGCTCCTCCCGGAAACCGCCATAACCGTCGAGACCCGGCCGGGCTCGCAGCTCGCCGTCGCCCGCTTCGCGGAACCGGCGCCCCGGCGCCGCATCGGCATGGTGATGCGCGCGAGCACGGGACGCCGCGAGGAGTTCGGGGAGTTGGCCGCGTCCCTGCGAAGCGCGGTGGCGGGGCTGCCGGTTCGGGTCGTGGAGGACCCGGCGCCACGTCGGTCGGAGGACGGCTGGCTCAACCGGTTCCTTCCCGCCGGTCCCAGTCCGCGGGCAACTCCGGCAGCGGCCAGGCCGGGTCGGGGCGGAAAGCCGGCCAGTCCTCGTTGA
- a CDS encoding DUF402 domain-containing protein, protein MTEATDTRRIRPPEPWSPGDRILWRYLRQGHVLDCRPVTVVRDDPDQLAVWLAGGTRRVRPVLPDGSDIRSAPLDQRFRLGRVPAVEAWTGNGVLMIARPGEPWSVWLFWSPEWRFNGWYINLERPRERWAGGVDTEDLVLDVWVSPDRRWHFKDEDELAASRDAGRFDDADVAEIYSYGHRAVEAVRAWGPPFNEDWPAFRPDPAWPLPELPADWDRREGTG, encoded by the coding sequence GTGGCGCTATCTCCGGCAGGGGCACGTGCTCGACTGCCGCCCGGTCACCGTCGTCCGCGACGACCCCGACCAGCTCGCGGTGTGGCTCGCGGGCGGCACCCGGCGCGTCCGACCGGTCCTCCCGGACGGTTCGGACATCCGTTCGGCGCCGCTGGACCAGCGCTTCCGCCTCGGCCGCGTCCCGGCGGTGGAGGCGTGGACCGGCAACGGCGTCCTCATGATCGCCCGCCCGGGTGAACCGTGGTCGGTGTGGCTGTTCTGGTCGCCCGAGTGGCGGTTCAACGGCTGGTACATCAACCTCGAACGCCCGCGCGAGCGCTGGGCGGGCGGCGTCGACACCGAGGACCTCGTCCTCGACGTCTGGGTCTCCCCCGACCGCCGCTGGCACTTCAAGGACGAGGACGAACTCGCGGCGTCCCGCGACGCCGGGCGGTTCGACGACGCCGACGTCGCGGAGATCTACTCCTACGGCCACCGTGCGGTCGAGGCCGTGCGCGCGTGGGGCCCGCCGTTCAACGAGGACTGGCCGGCTTTCCGCCCCGACCCGGCCTGGCCGCTGCCGGAGTTGCCCGCGGACTGGGACCGGCGGGAAGGAACCGGTTGA